The following coding sequences lie in one Silvanigrella aquatica genomic window:
- the tpiA gene encoding triose-phosphate isomerase, whose product MSSARKKLVIGNWKMFKNATSASSDFSDFSNLIASQAHNIEVGIAAPSVFLADLVRKTQNSVTLYAQNSHWAPEGAFTGEVSAPMLKSMGVSGSLVAHSERRQMFGETNETAGARVGALIGAGMKAVLCVGETLEQREKGQLKEILKQQIEKAIQASGIKHASEILGADPLRPLLSIAYEPVWAIGTGKAATSVEAQEAHAFIREVLSNCFNKETSEKLKIIYGGSVKLNNIHEFISCPDVDGGLVGGASLVPKDFYDLCMKCC is encoded by the coding sequence ATGTCATCAGCAAGAAAAAAATTAGTTATTGGCAATTGGAAAATGTTTAAAAATGCCACTTCCGCTAGTTCTGATTTCTCAGATTTTTCAAATTTAATCGCAAGTCAAGCTCATAATATTGAAGTAGGAATTGCGGCACCTAGCGTTTTTCTTGCTGATTTAGTACGAAAAACTCAAAATTCAGTGACTCTTTATGCGCAAAATTCACATTGGGCTCCAGAAGGTGCTTTTACGGGTGAAGTTTCTGCTCCCATGCTGAAAAGCATGGGAGTCTCCGGGAGCTTAGTGGCACATAGTGAACGCAGGCAAATGTTTGGTGAGACTAACGAAACAGCTGGAGCTCGTGTAGGAGCTCTCATTGGTGCCGGGATGAAAGCCGTACTTTGCGTAGGAGAAACTCTTGAGCAACGCGAAAAAGGCCAACTCAAAGAAATTCTTAAACAGCAAATTGAAAAAGCAATTCAAGCTTCAGGAATTAAGCATGCCAGTGAAATATTAGGAGCCGATCCCTTACGTCCTCTGCTCTCTATTGCCTATGAACCCGTTTGGGCAATTGGAACAGGAAAAGCAGCCACTTCTGTAGAAGCTCAGGAAGCTCATGCGTTTATCCGTGAAGTTTTATCGAATTGTTTTAATAAGGAAACAAGCGAGAAATTAAAAATAATTTATGGTGGGAGCGTAAAATTAAATAATATTCATGAATTTATTTCTTGTCCCGATGTTGATGGCGGCTTAGTTGGTGGTGCTAGTCTCGTTCCAAAAGATTTTTATGATTTGTGTATGAAGTGTTGTTAA
- a CDS encoding mannose-1-phosphate guanylyltransferase: protein MKTEYIEKKQDIYSIILCGGSGTRLWPLSRKSFPKQFLSLGANNKSLLQLSIERIKNISHPKNRWIVTAKGQEELCSKQVGQNVSRVLVEPEARNTAPAIALAAWQLMKENPESIMVILSSDHSIQNVRSFEQTIYDAIKLAEQNFFVTIGIQPTYPATGFGYIEQGLPLDSEGSILSPQKLAEVPATAYSVRSFREKPTQTAAEQFLRTQKYLWNAGIFVWKTKTFWNAFSHIQPEITSLIEKTNSENIGEIYAQIENSPIDIAFIEQTSHVACVPANFDWNDVGSWSAVRECFEQDNNGNTVSGDIFVHETKNSVIHTTGPFVSVIGMENVAVIATNDAVLVMPLSRSQEVKKTIQHLELKNPKLL from the coding sequence TTGAAAACCGAATATATTGAAAAAAAACAAGATATTTATTCCATAATATTGTGTGGTGGATCAGGCACACGTCTTTGGCCACTTTCCAGGAAATCATTTCCAAAACAGTTTTTATCCTTAGGCGCAAATAATAAATCTTTGCTGCAACTTTCTATCGAGAGAATCAAAAATATTTCACACCCTAAAAACAGATGGATTGTCACCGCAAAAGGCCAAGAAGAACTCTGTTCAAAACAAGTGGGGCAAAATGTCTCTCGCGTACTTGTTGAGCCTGAAGCACGCAATACTGCTCCTGCTATCGCTCTTGCAGCATGGCAACTGATGAAAGAAAATCCGGAATCCATTATGGTTATTCTTTCCTCCGATCACTCCATCCAAAATGTCCGATCGTTTGAACAAACAATTTACGATGCCATTAAACTTGCCGAACAAAATTTTTTCGTCACCATTGGCATTCAACCAACCTATCCTGCTACAGGTTTTGGTTATATTGAACAAGGTCTTCCTCTTGATAGCGAAGGCAGTATTTTATCACCACAAAAATTAGCAGAAGTTCCTGCAACAGCTTATAGCGTTCGCAGTTTCCGAGAAAAACCGACACAAACCGCAGCGGAACAGTTTTTAAGAACTCAAAAATATCTATGGAATGCGGGTATTTTTGTGTGGAAAACAAAGACATTTTGGAATGCTTTTTCTCATATTCAGCCTGAAATAACTTCCTTAATTGAAAAAACAAATTCCGAGAATATTGGCGAAATTTATGCCCAAATTGAAAATTCACCTATAGATATTGCTTTCATCGAACAAACAAGCCATGTTGCTTGCGTTCCGGCTAACTTTGATTGGAATGATGTGGGTTCTTGGTCGGCTGTGCGTGAGTGTTTTGAACAGGATAACAATGGAAATACGGTATCAGGCGATATTTTTGTTCATGAAACAAAAAATAGTGTCATCCATACTACGGGTCCCTTTGTCTCAGTCATAGGTATGGAAAATGTTGCCGTTATTGCTACAAATGATGCTGTTTTAGTCATGCCTCTGTCTCGCAGCCAAGAAGTTAAAAAAACCATTCAACATCTGGAATTGAAAAATCCAAAGTTACTTTAG
- a CDS encoding YoaK family protein, with protein MNFHFPSTGTTKAIIFSFSRKLGLGSILAFVAGLVNSVGFLGFGQFVSHVSGHATFAAVAYSKHYYLLALTSFSALFFFILGASLTALLMKGKTIEDVNVSVSLPLFLEAILLTYVTFGTIYYSDLQLTYDSYGHANYYFVLSFAMGLQNAVLRKKQGAHVRTTHMTGTATDIGVALGSALVWGIRSLYEHIRLWKNKEDMLHAGIVLVDSIKVVYTKSRVERLFLHVITLVSFGVGAVLGTFGFLNYHFIILILPIVILFIISTFEVVNRRRKIQIEMNKNERK; from the coding sequence ATGAATTTCCATTTCCCTTCCACGGGAACAACAAAAGCTATCATATTTAGTTTTTCAAGAAAGTTAGGTCTCGGATCTATTTTGGCTTTTGTTGCCGGACTTGTGAATTCCGTAGGTTTTTTAGGTTTTGGTCAATTTGTTTCCCATGTTTCAGGACATGCCACTTTTGCTGCTGTTGCTTATTCCAAGCATTATTATTTATTAGCCCTCACCTCATTTAGCGCTTTATTTTTCTTTATTTTAGGAGCAAGTTTAACAGCTCTTTTAATGAAGGGAAAAACCATTGAAGATGTGAATGTTTCTGTATCGTTACCTTTATTTTTAGAAGCCATTCTTCTTACCTACGTTACATTTGGTACAATATATTACTCTGACTTACAGCTCACATATGACTCTTATGGACATGCTAATTATTATTTTGTTTTAAGTTTTGCCATGGGGCTACAAAATGCGGTGTTACGTAAAAAACAAGGAGCCCATGTCCGTACCACTCACATGACAGGAACGGCCACAGATATCGGTGTTGCTTTAGGCAGCGCTCTAGTGTGGGGAATCCGCTCCCTTTATGAACATATTCGCCTATGGAAAAACAAAGAAGATATGCTCCATGCAGGTATTGTGCTTGTCGACTCCATAAAGGTAGTTTATACAAAATCCAGAGTAGAACGCCTTTTCCTGCACGTGATTACATTGGTTTCTTTTGGTGTTGGAGCAGTTTTAGGGACATTTGGTTTTTTGAATTATCATTTCATAATTCTAATTCTACCAATCGTTATCTTATTTATTATCTCAACATTTGAAGTGGTAAATCGACGTCGGAAAATACAAATTGAGATGAATAAAAATGAAAGAAAATAA
- the pepF gene encoding oligoendopeptidase F, protein MSNTQSIKKRNEIPTEETWDLSDLFLNFQDWEKKFAALPEEKNVEEIIHKNFKNKLSQSPQILLECFQYREKLSRTLENLFVYASLRSTEDTANNIATEAVGKIENKMASLTSKFAFMNPEILAIPNLEDWIQKNPLKTYKFNLSELIRSKKHILTEKEEALLARISVPLKTFDEIHGKWNNADLKFLPAIDSQGHSHLVSNSRLSLNLQSKDRTLRKNTADSYYTEIAKWRNTITSNYYGNMISGSSIAKIRNFSGYLEGELFDDNIPIELYDGLISEVKKNIHLLHRSMKLRKKLLKIDSVFPYDRSVSLYESKKETTFTWEEGRDLVLKAISPLGEEYVEIASKGLKEQRWIDRAENEGKRSGAFSWGTFDSRPYMLQTWNGTLGDVYTLAHELGHSMHTYYSNKNQPYHNAHYTIFVAEVASTLNEAFLSKYIMTHMKGTDLAKSVLSENVENFEGTVLRQTLFAAFEREAAKIVDQDETFTPEKLENIYYDLNKIWYGEASSYPEFVKYEWMRIPHFYSAFYVYKYATSYCASLALAEAFSSNEKKAQEQVFKLLKAGGSKSPLDILKDAGIDFLTPHPVANAFENYKKNIQMAEEELS, encoded by the coding sequence ATGTCAAATACACAATCTATTAAAAAAAGAAATGAAATACCAACAGAAGAAACATGGGATTTAAGCGATTTATTCCTTAATTTTCAAGACTGGGAAAAAAAATTTGCTGCCTTGCCCGAAGAAAAAAATGTTGAAGAAATCATTCATAAAAACTTCAAAAATAAACTCTCGCAATCTCCACAAATTTTATTAGAGTGCTTTCAATATCGCGAAAAACTAAGTCGGACACTTGAAAATCTTTTTGTCTATGCCTCTTTGCGCAGCACCGAAGATACCGCAAACAATATTGCGACAGAAGCTGTTGGTAAAATTGAAAATAAAATGGCTTCATTGACTTCAAAATTCGCTTTTATGAATCCAGAAATTCTTGCTATACCCAATTTAGAAGATTGGATTCAAAAAAATCCCCTAAAAACTTATAAATTTAATTTAAGCGAATTAATTCGCAGTAAAAAACATATTTTAACTGAAAAAGAAGAAGCTCTATTAGCACGAATTTCTGTTCCCTTAAAAACCTTTGATGAAATACATGGAAAGTGGAATAATGCCGATTTAAAATTTTTACCTGCAATCGATTCACAAGGCCATTCACACCTTGTTTCAAATTCAAGATTATCTTTGAATTTACAATCAAAAGATAGAACTTTGCGGAAAAACACAGCAGATTCCTATTACACAGAAATTGCAAAATGGCGCAATACCATCACATCAAATTATTATGGCAATATGATTTCTGGTTCAAGTATTGCTAAAATTAGAAATTTTTCAGGATATTTAGAAGGCGAACTTTTTGATGACAATATTCCCATTGAATTATATGATGGTTTAATATCTGAAGTGAAAAAAAATATTCATTTATTACATCGCAGTATGAAACTGAGAAAAAAACTTTTAAAAATAGATTCTGTGTTTCCTTATGACAGATCTGTTTCTTTATATGAAAGCAAAAAAGAAACAACTTTTACCTGGGAAGAAGGAAGAGATCTTGTATTGAAAGCAATTTCACCTTTAGGAGAAGAATATGTTGAGATAGCTTCTAAAGGTTTAAAAGAACAGCGCTGGATAGATAGAGCCGAAAATGAAGGAAAAAGATCCGGTGCTTTTTCATGGGGAACTTTTGACTCACGTCCTTATATGCTGCAAACATGGAATGGTACCTTAGGAGATGTTTATACATTGGCTCATGAACTAGGTCACTCCATGCACACTTACTATAGTAACAAGAATCAGCCCTATCATAACGCACATTACACTATTTTTGTTGCCGAAGTGGCAAGCACATTAAATGAGGCTTTCTTGAGCAAATATATAATGACTCATATGAAAGGAACCGATTTAGCAAAATCAGTATTATCAGAAAACGTCGAAAACTTTGAAGGAACAGTTTTGCGACAAACATTATTTGCTGCCTTTGAACGTGAAGCGGCAAAAATTGTTGATCAAGATGAGACCTTTACTCCTGAAAAACTTGAAAATATATATTATGATTTAAATAAAATATGGTACGGCGAAGCATCCTCTTATCCTGAGTTTGTAAAATATGAATGGATGCGTATTCCGCACTTTTATTCTGCTTTTTATGTGTATAAATATGCTACCAGTTATTGTGCATCTTTAGCTTTAGCAGAAGCCTTTTCTTCTAATGAAAAGAAAGCACAGGAACAAGTATTTAAATTACTTAAAGCCGGCGGTTCTAAATCTCCGTTGGATATTTTAAAAGACGCAGGAATTGATTTCCTAACCCCGCATCCTGTTGCCAATGCTTTTGAAAATTACAAGAAAAATATTCAAATGGCAGAAGAGGAACTTTCGTAA
- the hpt gene encoding hypoxanthine phosphoribosyltransferase, which translates to MQINVNNNLMNVGVLFSELDIKERTKIIAQQINKDYGTNETLVVLIVLHGALIFGADLVRNLEMPTEIETIRIKSYEGTASTGKINLVTPLPTSLAGKHVLIVEDIVDTGRSIHFLLNELAKSEAISLKVCSLLDKPEAHEFPVKADYVGFTISKNFVIGYGLDLNGKYRNLPYIANLTKA; encoded by the coding sequence ATGCAAATTAATGTGAATAATAATTTAATGAATGTTGGTGTTTTATTTAGTGAATTAGACATAAAAGAACGTACCAAAATCATTGCTCAGCAAATAAACAAAGATTATGGTACTAACGAAACACTCGTTGTGCTTATTGTTTTACATGGTGCCTTAATTTTTGGAGCAGATTTAGTCAGAAATCTCGAAATGCCAACTGAAATTGAAACCATTCGTATTAAAAGTTATGAGGGTACAGCCAGTACGGGAAAAATTAATCTTGTAACTCCATTACCAACTTCTTTGGCTGGAAAACACGTTCTCATTGTAGAAGACATTGTCGACACAGGCCGCTCCATCCATTTTCTTTTGAATGAATTGGCAAAATCAGAAGCAATTTCCTTAAAAGTTTGCTCTCTACTCGATAAACCAGAAGCACACGAATTTCCGGTCAAAGCAGACTATGTTGGTTTTACCATTTCGAAAAATTTTGTCATAGGCTATGGCCTCGATCTCAATGGTAAATACAGAAACCTCCCCTATATCGCGAACCTCACAAAAGCTTAA
- a CDS encoding phosphoglycerate kinase, protein MANRIRTLEDLSFAPNSQPVVFLRLDLNVPIKKGKISDKTRIKAALPTLKWLLEKNAKIVACSHLGRPKGAGYEEEFSMTPVGAALAELLDIEVILSHDFIEDGFGKIVYDLKPGQIILLENLRFHKEEQAGDESFAKKLSQHAEFYVNDAFGTCHRADASIFAAAECFPIEKRAAGFLIAKEMQFLEEAFRAPKAPVTAIFGGSKVSDKIEILRKFTTIANNMIIGGAMAYTFLKYKGKNVGNSRVEIDKLPLVEEIFKAAERRNVKIYLPEDHLCGAEFSENVIPVVVQSSEIPDGLMGLDIGEHSAKVFAKVIENSKVVVWNGPMGVFEFEAFAKGTRAVAEAMAHCSGTTIVGGGDSAAAIAKFNLQDKVTHVSTGGGASMELLEGKELPGIRVLRLK, encoded by the coding sequence ATGGCAAATCGCATTCGTACTTTAGAAGATCTCTCTTTTGCTCCAAATTCTCAGCCTGTTGTCTTTTTAAGGCTTGACTTAAATGTTCCGATTAAAAAAGGAAAAATATCTGATAAAACACGTATTAAAGCAGCACTTCCTACGTTAAAATGGTTGCTTGAAAAAAATGCAAAAATCGTTGCCTGTTCTCATTTAGGACGTCCTAAAGGAGCGGGCTATGAAGAAGAATTTTCCATGACTCCCGTGGGAGCAGCCTTGGCTGAATTATTAGATATTGAAGTTATACTTTCTCATGATTTTATTGAAGATGGCTTTGGAAAAATAGTTTATGATTTAAAACCTGGTCAAATCATTTTGCTAGAAAATTTGCGCTTTCATAAAGAAGAGCAGGCAGGCGATGAGAGTTTTGCCAAAAAACTTTCTCAACATGCTGAGTTTTATGTGAATGATGCCTTTGGCACATGCCATAGAGCCGATGCTTCTATTTTTGCAGCTGCAGAATGCTTTCCCATTGAAAAAAGAGCCGCCGGATTTCTCATTGCCAAGGAAATGCAATTTTTGGAAGAAGCATTCCGTGCGCCTAAAGCACCTGTTACCGCTATTTTTGGTGGTTCTAAAGTTTCAGACAAAATTGAAATTTTACGTAAATTTACAACCATTGCTAATAATATGATTATTGGTGGTGCTATGGCATATACATTTTTAAAATATAAAGGGAAAAATGTAGGAAATTCTCGCGTCGAGATTGATAAACTTCCTTTGGTTGAAGAAATATTTAAAGCAGCAGAAAGAAGAAATGTAAAAATTTATTTGCCTGAAGATCATCTTTGTGGTGCTGAGTTTTCTGAAAATGTCATCCCCGTTGTTGTTCAATCCTCAGAAATACCTGATGGATTAATGGGGCTAGATATTGGCGAACATTCTGCAAAAGTTTTTGCAAAAGTTATTGAAAATAGCAAAGTGGTTGTTTGGAATGGCCCTATGGGCGTCTTTGAATTTGAAGCCTTTGCAAAAGGAACACGCGCTGTAGCAGAAGCTATGGCACATTGCTCAGGAACAACAATTGTTGGTGGCGGAGATTCTGCAGCAGCTATCGCAAAATTTAACTTACAGGATAAAGTCACTCACGTTTCTACAGGTGGTGGTGCCAGCATGGAATTATTAGAAGGAAAGGAATTGCCTGGAATTCGTGTGCTGAGGCTAAAGTAA
- the hemE gene encoding uroporphyrinogen decarboxylase has product MSKILLEAALGKKTNKIPLWLMRQAGRYLPEYRDIRQKHSTLEMFKTPSIAAEITLQPLKRFQLDGAIIYADILLIPDAMGLNLSFVEKEGPRFGKTIRSSSDLSQILKDFENPLNVVEKLSYVGETIERVKGSLSPETTLLGFAGAPFTVASYMIEGGSGTKGDFFETKKLMFREPETFHRLMMTLTSATIEYLKMQIHAGAEVIQLFESWSSALSPQQYREYCYPYSKVIVDEIKKYAPVIKFFGQGATLTAETLSINPNVYSVDWRQDLSFASKLFEDSKIALQGNLDPLLLYAPQKLLEQKLEECLKVGSAHPHGYIFNLGHGCTQNTPIENVDFLVKYVNNYKIS; this is encoded by the coding sequence ATGAGCAAAATATTACTCGAAGCGGCACTAGGTAAAAAAACAAATAAAATTCCTTTATGGCTCATGCGTCAAGCAGGACGTTACCTTCCCGAATATCGAGACATTCGACAAAAACATAGCACTCTAGAAATGTTTAAAACACCCTCTATCGCAGCAGAAATAACGTTACAACCCTTAAAAAGATTTCAGCTTGATGGGGCAATTATTTATGCAGATATTCTTCTCATTCCTGATGCTATGGGTCTAAATTTATCCTTTGTTGAAAAAGAAGGCCCCCGTTTTGGAAAAACAATCCGCTCTTCTTCCGATTTAAGTCAAATTCTTAAAGATTTTGAAAATCCATTAAATGTGGTTGAAAAATTAAGTTACGTTGGTGAGACTATTGAAAGAGTTAAAGGAAGCTTATCTCCTGAAACAACTCTTTTAGGATTTGCCGGCGCTCCTTTTACAGTCGCAAGTTATATGATTGAAGGTGGCAGTGGAACAAAAGGTGATTTTTTTGAAACCAAAAAGCTCATGTTTCGAGAACCCGAAACTTTTCATCGCCTGATGATGACTTTAACTTCTGCGACCATTGAATATCTTAAGATGCAAATTCACGCCGGAGCCGAAGTTATTCAGCTCTTTGAAAGTTGGTCTAGCGCTTTAAGCCCACAACAATACCGTGAATATTGCTATCCTTATTCAAAAGTTATTGTTGATGAAATTAAAAAATATGCCCCTGTTATCAAATTCTTTGGTCAAGGAGCCACCTTAACAGCTGAAACATTAAGCATTAATCCAAATGTATATAGCGTTGATTGGCGACAAGATCTTTCCTTTGCTTCAAAACTGTTTGAAGATTCTAAAATCGCGCTACAAGGCAATCTCGATCCTTTATTACTTTATGCTCCACAAAAATTGTTAGAGCAAAAACTTGAAGAATGCTTAAAAGTAGGTTCAGCCCATCCACATGGATATATATTTAATTTAGGACATGGCTGCACTCAAAATACTCCAATTGAAAATGTCGATTTCCTTGTTAAATATGTAAATAATTATAAAATTTCTTAA
- a CDS encoding FKBP-type peptidyl-prolyl cis-trans isomerase, whose translation MKIASTKKWALIAAFACSPMLALSASASDSTSPKKDATSATAPKKGSMTFKNDEDKISYIIGHDIASGIKNGEFKINKSVLIKALEDGLSGKESEINQQDSQAFLQKYVTEQQKVRSDKNLKEGEAFLSKNKAEKGIVTLASGLQYKVITEGKGAKPKATDTVTVNYEGTLINGKVFDSSYQRGQPVSFPVNGVIKGWTEALQLMPEGSTWMLYIPANLAYGTQSPSQAIGPNSTLVFKVNLVSIAKPAPTKTAEAEKEKK comes from the coding sequence ATGAAAATTGCTTCAACCAAAAAATGGGCACTCATCGCAGCTTTTGCATGTTCTCCTATGCTCGCTCTTTCTGCTAGCGCATCTGATAGCACATCTCCCAAGAAAGATGCGACTTCTGCAACAGCACCTAAGAAGGGTTCTATGACTTTTAAAAATGATGAAGACAAAATTAGTTACATTATAGGCCATGATATTGCTTCAGGCATTAAAAACGGAGAATTTAAAATTAATAAATCCGTTCTTATAAAAGCTCTTGAAGATGGTTTAAGCGGCAAAGAATCTGAAATCAATCAACAAGATTCTCAAGCATTTCTTCAAAAATACGTGACAGAACAACAAAAAGTTCGCAGCGACAAAAATCTTAAAGAAGGCGAAGCTTTCTTAAGCAAAAATAAAGCGGAAAAAGGCATTGTCACTTTAGCAAGCGGCCTTCAATATAAAGTTATCACGGAAGGCAAAGGTGCAAAACCAAAAGCAACAGATACCGTGACCGTGAACTACGAAGGAACTCTTATTAACGGTAAGGTATTCGATAGCTCCTACCAACGCGGCCAACCTGTTTCTTTCCCCGTTAACGGCGTTATCAAAGGCTGGACAGAAGCATTGCAACTTATGCCCGAAGGCTCCACATGGATGCTTTATATCCCCGCAAATCTTGCTTATGGCACGCAATCTCCTTCACAAGCTATTGGACCAAACTCCACTTTAGTTTTTAAAGTTAATCTTGTTTCCATCGCAAAACCAGCACCTACTAAAACTGCAGAAGCAGAAAAAGAAAAGAAATAA
- a CDS encoding NirD/YgiW/YdeI family stress tolerance protein gives MKKFLKISVIIFATFSVFHAFADYIGKGSTPTPTSVAEVREKTDGTYVVLEGYIISQLGKDKYEFSDSKNRKEVLCVEIKKHDKGKKIMPDKDFDESQKIRISGEVDKEFKPFGNKCDKIKIDANKVELIP, from the coding sequence GTGAAAAAATTTTTAAAAATTTCTGTAATTATTTTTGCAACTTTTTCAGTATTTCATGCTTTTGCTGATTATATTGGTAAAGGTTCAACTCCTACGCCTACTTCTGTTGCTGAAGTGCGTGAAAAAACAGATGGCACTTACGTTGTTTTAGAGGGATATATTATATCTCAACTGGGTAAAGATAAATATGAATTTTCTGATTCTAAAAATCGAAAAGAAGTTCTTTGTGTTGAAATAAAAAAACACGATAAGGGTAAAAAAATTATGCCCGATAAAGATTTTGATGAAAGCCAAAAAATTCGTATTTCCGGTGAAGTTGATAAAGAATTTAAACCCTTCGGTAATAAATGCGATAAAATTAAAATTGATGCCAATAAAGTTGAATTAATCCCTTAA
- a CDS encoding purine-nucleoside phosphorylase, whose product MKENKYSQRVNQSVAFLKQWHQSVPEIAIVLGSGLSEAIPGISEMKSVNYSDIPGFKGSTVPGHNGSLRVGSISASLPNGTNKTREFAFLQGRNHAYEGNDAGEVVHNIRSLITWGVKGIILTNAAGCLNTEWELGKMMILTDHINATGMSPLNAEYGESFGARFVDLSDAYNLEWRKHFQETAQALNQTIYSGVYYGVLGSHYETPSEIRMMKTVGADAVGMSTVLETIAARQMKAKVVGISCFTNYGAGLKKEILDHSDVMNMSSRFSHDMANVILKTAVTLEV is encoded by the coding sequence ATGAAAGAAAATAAATATAGTCAAAGAGTAAATCAAAGCGTGGCTTTTTTAAAGCAATGGCACCAAAGTGTTCCTGAAATTGCCATTGTCTTGGGCTCGGGACTTTCCGAAGCTATTCCTGGTATTTCTGAAATGAAATCGGTAAATTATTCTGACATTCCCGGCTTTAAAGGCTCTACTGTACCTGGTCATAACGGCTCTCTGAGAGTCGGCTCTATTTCTGCATCCCTACCCAACGGGACAAATAAAACTCGAGAATTCGCATTCTTACAAGGAAGAAACCACGCCTATGAAGGAAATGATGCGGGGGAGGTCGTGCACAATATCCGCAGCCTGATCACTTGGGGTGTTAAAGGAATTATATTGACAAATGCGGCAGGCTGTCTCAATACAGAGTGGGAATTGGGTAAAATGATGATCTTAACCGATCATATTAATGCTACAGGAATGAGCCCCCTGAATGCGGAATATGGCGAAAGTTTTGGAGCACGATTTGTCGATCTTTCCGATGCCTATAATTTAGAATGGCGCAAGCATTTTCAAGAAACAGCACAAGCATTAAATCAAACAATTTATAGCGGTGTTTACTATGGTGTACTAGGTTCTCACTATGAAACTCCTTCTGAAATTAGAATGATGAAAACTGTAGGTGCCGATGCCGTTGGCATGAGTACCGTTCTTGAAACCATTGCGGCACGACAAATGAAAGCAAAAGTTGTTGGAATCAGTTGCTTCACGAATTATGGTGCGGGACTTAAAAAAGAAATTCTCGATCATTCTGACGTTATGAATATGAGTTCCCGTTTTTCACACGACATGGCAAACGTTATCCTAAAAACCGCTGTTACCCTTGAAGTTTAG
- a CDS encoding NUDIX domain-containing protein yields MGKMPVYRFEVSVVIGRFQPFHNGHLKTLQFAMAKSKKIIIILGGYMLSAGVRGPWSAEERTTLIRSCFSPNQLKRISFVYVRDRLYDEKMWIDNVKGEVSKIMGDEKSVALIGHEKDSSSYYLRVFPEWEFLETGNYDGINATDIRNIYFLSRDYNKAYNFVPKIISLWLKKYRKTEHFRKLKSMYSYVHKISKNQENNLPHNVANAVVFCMGYVLLVKAKDPLRKGFYSLPEYIIKDNDNRNDCALRAIENESKFNFTAEKLELNFKLQHIFDYADRFPICKQKSFSKCYQLNLNSLPAVAKGKNIEKVEWVLINDVYLREDQMYADHYQIIQWFLKNLKN; encoded by the coding sequence ATGGGAAAAATGCCTGTATATCGTTTTGAAGTGTCTGTTGTTATTGGTCGTTTTCAGCCATTTCACAATGGACATTTGAAGACTTTGCAATTTGCAATGGCAAAGTCTAAAAAAATAATAATTATTTTAGGTGGTTATATGTTGTCTGCAGGTGTTCGTGGACCTTGGTCTGCGGAAGAAAGGACGACTCTAATCAGATCTTGTTTCTCACCGAATCAGTTAAAACGAATTTCTTTTGTCTATGTGCGCGATCGTCTTTATGACGAGAAAATGTGGATTGATAATGTAAAAGGCGAAGTTTCGAAAATAATGGGTGATGAAAAATCCGTTGCACTTATTGGCCATGAAAAAGATTCTTCTTCCTATTATTTAAGGGTATTTCCCGAATGGGAGTTTCTAGAAACTGGAAATTATGATGGAATTAATGCTACAGATATTAGAAATATTTATTTTTTAAGTCGTGATTATAATAAGGCATATAATTTTGTACCCAAAATAATTTCTCTTTGGTTAAAAAAATATCGGAAAACAGAACATTTTCGTAAGTTAAAATCAATGTATTCTTATGTTCATAAAATATCAAAAAATCAAGAAAATAATTTACCCCATAATGTAGCGAATGCAGTCGTATTTTGCATGGGTTATGTTTTGCTTGTCAAGGCAAAAGATCCTTTAAGAAAAGGTTTTTATTCTCTCCCAGAATATATTATAAAAGATAATGATAATAGAAATGATTGTGCTTTAAGAGCGATTGAAAATGAATCTAAGTTTAACTTTACCGCTGAAAAACTTGAGCTCAATTTTAAATTGCAACATATTTTTGATTATGCAGATAGGTTTCCAATCTGTAAACAAAAATCATTTTCAAAATGTTATCAATTAAATTTAAACTCTCTTCCCGCAGTGGCAAAAGGTAAAAATATTGAAAAAGTAGAATGGGTATTAATCAATGATGTTTATTTGCGTGAAGATCAAATGTATGCTGATCATTATCAAATTATCCAATGGTTTTTAAAAAATTTAAAAAATTAA